In the Neospora caninum Liverpool complete genome, chromosome Ia genome, one interval contains:
- a CDS encoding elongation factor Ts, related — protein sequence MPRYCPTRRFVSSWISPAVYVSSACAPSQFPQSSPNSPFSSPAPSASFPSSATAFHQRHLFSFHSSSPSRLRSSGSSGSSPTSSSPPSVSSDPASASPPSTSSSLELLKQLRALTNSSVSTCREALAASSGDLRAAVDWLRQRGSAAGAAAAAAACLSTGQAREGIIAVASWRVKVPPGQVCGRPASSLVEDNAFDGEGACVDTKPFAEEPEQEEGEAGARDDGCMRAHAEWEGRVMIKLSCNTDFVARNEQVTSFASRVARILADLVSKNTVENYLRQIKRTSASDDPLSSRERSASPLPEAGPALVEHLLNACWPFSSTGESARDSNAVNGSSACSGTEGVEGESMERVVRDELHFLTSLVGERILIDDAAAVAARIGEGAVGAYLHDKIGDTVGSLGVLVALDTTEKGGEERQEGPKRPSNEHRDRGECTADSQQTEGRAERLADLAEKVAMQVAAGKPLAVDAASLDPDLYDREARACRAQAEESGKPPAVAEKMVAGRLKKWFKEVLLSEQTWLLDDRGKSVKDVLAEVAKQERLSAPLRIKTAVRFFFQR from the exons ATGCCCCGGTATTGTCCGACTCGGAGGTTTGTCTCCTCGTGGATTTCGCCGGCCGTGTACGTCTCTTCCGCATGTGCTCCGTCGCAATTCCCTCAGTCTTCTCCAAACTCCCCTTTCTCGAGCCCTGCACCTTcggcttcgtttccttcttccgctaCGGCTTTCCACCAGCGTCACCTTTTCTCGTTCCATTCGTCTTCGCCATCTCGCCTGCGTTCTTCTGGTTCTTCGGGTTCATCCCCTACCagttcgtctcctccctctgtttcttcagaCCCCGCTTCCGCGTCCCCCCCGTCTACCTCGTCTTCGTTGGAGCTGCTGAAACAGTTGCGCGCCTTGACGAACAGCAGCGTCTccacatgcagagaggcacTGGCTGCGTCTTCAGGCGATCTCCGTGCCGCCGTCGACTGGCTCCGACAGCGAGGCTCTGCAGCGGGggcagcagccgcagcaGCAGCCTGCCTCAGTACCGGCCAGGCACGAGAGGGAATTATTGCTGTCGCTTCGTGGAGGGTCAAAGTGCCGCCGGGACAGGTTTGCGGGAGACCAGCCTCGTCCCTCGTGGAAGACAACGCTTTCGATGGCGAAGGAGCTTGCGTGGACACGAAACCGTTTGCCGAGGAGCCGGagcaggaggaaggagaagctgGAGCGCGTGACGACGGATGCATGAGAGCACACGCCGAGTGGGAGGGCAGAGTGATGATCAAGCTGAGCTGTAACACAGACTTCGTTGCTCGAAACGAGCAAGTGACGTCTTTTGCGAGCCGCGTGGCCCGCATTCTCGCAGACCTTGTCAGTAAAAATACAGTAGAGAATTATCTGCGTCAAATCAAGCGAACTTCAGCTTCTGATGaccctctttcctcgcgtgaGCGGTCCGCCTCTCCACTGCCAGAGGCAGGGCCTGCTCTTGTCGAGCACCTTCTTAATGCCTGCTGGCCTTTTTCGAGCACAGGGGAGTCAGCCCGCGATTCGAACGCAGTTAACGGctcgagcgcatgcagtggaaCAGAGGGAGTTGAAGGCGAATCGATGGAACGTGTGGTTCGAGACGAGTTGCATTTCCTGACTTCTCTGGTGGGCGAGCGAATTTTAATCGACGATGCTGCAGCAGTGGCTGCTCGGATCGGGGAAGGAGCTGTTGGAGCGTACCTGCACGACAAGATAGGCGACACGGTGGGCTCTCTGGGCGTACTTGTGGCGCTGGACACGACGGagaagggcggcgaagagcgacaggAGGGTCCAAAACGCCCATCGAACGAACATCGGGATCGCGGAGAATGCACGGCGGACAGCCAGCAGACAGAGGGCAGAGCGGAGCGCCTTGCTGACCTGGCGGAGAAGGTTGCTATGCAGGTCGCGGCAGGGAAGCCGCTCGCTGTA GACGCAGCATCTCTGGATCCTGATCTGTACGACCGCGAGGCTCGCGCTTGCCGCGCTcaggcagaggaaagcggcaAACCGCCGGCAGTTGCCGAGAAGATGGTGGCAGGCAGGTTGAAAAAGTGGTTCAAAgaagttcttctctctgaacAG ACTTGGCTACTGGATGACCGAGGCAAGTCCGTGAAGGACGTGCTGGCGGAGGTTGCAAAGCAAGAACGTCTCTCGGCGCCATTGCGTATCAAGACAGCAGTTCGATTTTTCTTTCAGAGATAA
- a CDS encoding putative CMGC kinase, CK2 family, whose product MAAQQKIGDYEIERVVGSGSFGKAVLVKDKSGHRLIMKLINTTRMSPAEVEEAKNEVQVLTKLVDSPFTVSYKGAFTSTYLRVPHLCIVMEYCAGGDLGKLIKDRKRQAKPFSDTTLRTWLLQLTLSLHFMHKHKILHRDLKPANVFLDQDNYIRVGDLGLSKILEFTLQQAKTQCGTPAFMAPELCQVHSIRGAAGTGKPYQTPADIWALGCIMVEAATFELPFRGITFPELNRNICHAPAPKLPTRYSLDLRTICEAMLAKDPKKRPTTEDILNSPAIRVNAPC is encoded by the exons ATGGCAGCTCAACAGAAGATTGGTGATTACGAGATCGAGAGGGTGGTCGGCAGCGGTTCCTTCGGGAAGGCAGTTCTAGTCAAGGATAAAAGCGGCCACAG GTTGATTATGAAATTGATCAATACAACTCGAATGAGTCCTGCAGAAGTCGAGGAAGCCAAAAATGAGGTTCAG GTTTTGACGAAGCTCGTGGATTCACCATTCACTGTATCCTACAAAGGTGCATTCACATCCACGTATCTCCGCGTTCCTCACCTCTGCATCGTCATGGAATACTGCGCAG GGGGAGACCTTGGGAAGCTCATAAAAGACCGGAAAAGGCAAGCCAAGCCGTTCAGTGACACGACCCTCCGGACGTGGCTCTTGCAACTGACCCTGTCTCTGCATTTCATGCACAAGCACAAAATTCTCCATCGTG ACCTCAAGCCCGCGAACGTCTTCCTGGACCAGGACAACTACATTCGAGTCGGTGACCTAGGGCTATCAAAAATTCTCGAGTTCACACTTCaacaggcgaagacgcaatGCGGAACTCCGGCCTTCATGGCCCCTGAACTCTGCCAGGTGCATTCCATCAGGGGGGCAGCGGGGACC GGCAAGCCGTACCAGACGCCGGCGGATATTTGGGCTCTTGGGTGCATTATGGTGGAGGCCGCTACATTTGAACTACCTTTCAGGGGAATAACATTCCCGGAATTGAATAGGAATATATGCCATGCTCCA GCCCCTAAACTTCCAACACGATACTCGCTTGACTTGAGAACTATTTGCGAGGCAATGTTAGCTAAGGACCCGAAGAAAAGGCCGACGACGGAAGATATTCTGAACTCCCCCGCAATACGAGTAAATGCGCCGTGCTAG